Within Harpia harpyja isolate bHarHar1 chromosome 4, bHarHar1 primary haplotype, whole genome shotgun sequence, the genomic segment CTCTAAATTTGGTTGCTTGCTGTGGCAGGAACCTCCTGCTTGCACTATGCAAACTGAAAATAACATGCCACCATCACTGGCCAGGGCGACAGCACAGCTAAAGTAAATGCAGACGTGGGCACTGTATTTCTGCTCTAAGGGTTTGGAGGTCTGGAGACAGAACTCAGTGAAAATCCATGTATGAGCTCTGCTCCAGAGGAGCAGATGCTTTTGCCACAGTGCTTTGTAAGGAATTAGCCACCGTGAGCACCGGGGTCACTCAGGGCTAATTCTTCCATACCTAGGGACCAAGAGGAGAGTATTATTATCAGTATTGCTGTAGCACCCAAACAGGAGCTAGAAACAACTGCCTTCTGCACACAGCCTGCTTGTTCTGCTAGGAGGGGCCAGCTAAAGCAGCTCTGCGGCAGGTAGATGCAGCACAGGAGAGGTGGGCTAGAACATGGGCCATGCAGAATCTGCCTGTTTTGATCAGCCAAGAGCTTAGATACCAGCTTATTGAGACCTGGTTTGTGCCAACACCAAAATGACTGCTTAGAATTATGCCTGCATTAAGGGACCCTGCAGTACATGAGAAAGAAGCCAGTTATCTTGATATTTCTACTGCTATCAACTCTACACAAGACCTTCAAAATCTCTTCTTGGCCTACATCTGCTAATACCTCAGAGGCCACAGGCTTGAAATCTTGTAGTTAAGCTCTTCATACTTATACCACCAAGGCTCAAATAGTTCATCTGAATTATGCCAACACCTTCCCAAACTACATGCTTAGAGAGCTGCCTAGCTTTCATAAGACACTTTTTAACATATCTTTATCTTTTGCAGGGCAACACCAGCACACCGCAGTTACCATTTGTCCAAATGCCAGGTGAAGTTTTCCTCCACCAATAAATACCTTCTATGCAGGTTGGACAGTTGACACTGCCCCTGTCTCTTCTCCAAAGGACACAAAGTGAGCAAAGGAGCACTGGAGCAGGGCCACCCCTCAGAGGGAGCCCAGGAGGAAAGCAATTGAAAGAGTCAAAACAggaacagcaataataaaagaaaggcCCCTGTAATCTTGTATGAAATTCccaaagaggggaaagagaggtaATTAAAGCAGTTCCCACCTCTTTTGAAAGAGGTGCCATGCAgatccccttcttttccctctgtgtCTCCCAGTTTTCCATGGAGCTAAAGAGAGAAAGCACAAAACCAGGAGCTGACCTGTTTTGTCCCTTGAGCTCTTGGGCAGGGAAAGGGGTGTGAGGCTGGAACAGAGGCAGGTGGTTTTGCAGCTGTAACCCCATCCTCCTCCCAAGGGCTGTagcagagcaaggaaaaagcaaaggctgGTAAAGCTAACCCCAATCCCCCAGCCTCATACCTGAAGCTTCCCAAAACATATTTGGTTTGCTGCAGATGGAGATCATCAGCTGGATCAGGGCAGTCTGAGGTGCTAAAAGTACTTGGACTTACACACCTGTTTCAGGACAGGATTGACTCCTGCCCTGGGTGATGCTggagagaaaaaggttttaatttgCACCTGCAGAGGTGCCATTAGCTCTGTGGTTCCCCAGGTGCTGCTGTTACAGTTTCCCTTTAGCCAACCCTTTTTTCTGACCACCACAGGCTCACCTACTACGGCTGGTTACTACGGCGTCAGGAGATCCTTCACAACCGAGTTGGATTTCCACAACACAAAGCAGTTTGTCAGTGATGTCTACTCATCCCCTCTAGGGTCCAAGCCCTTCTCGTGCAATTCCTCTGCCACTCAGGGCTACTCAGCACTCCTGGACGCATATCTCACCGACCAATATGGGGATTACCATGCTACTCCCCTCACAGCTGGTACCAGCTCCTTCTTCAGCCCTTCTTCTGTGCCCCCTCTCCTGCCATCCTTCCCTAATGACACAGCGCACTTCCTACTAGTGAGTGAGTCTATGGTTCTCAGTCACCCAATGAAGGACTACCTGATTTAATGCTGGGGGTTAAGTCAAAGGGACTCATGTGGGAAGGATGTGGCTGTTACAGGAGGCAGCCACAGCAGAGTGCACAGGAGATGGGTCAGGGCTGAGGGggaatgttttttctctttgttgcgGTCCTCCATCTAATTGTCCCCTCTTCCTGTTGGAGACCAGCTTCTAAATTAACAACCTTCCCTGCTCCCCAAAACAACTACTCTGTTAAGCTCCTTAAGTTTCTAGAAACATCCTTGGTCGGCTCCAGGCTGTTGCCTACCGCCGTCCCTGCCACTTCCCAGGAGCCAGCTCCATTCACACATCCAGGGAAGAGCTCCTGGGCCCTGCAGGGTCAGGGCTGGTCAGTCCCACTGGGAGCCTGTTCCAGGCCTTGCCCACTATTGACAGCATGGATGTTTCCTTTCAACAGTTTTAACACCAAATACTGCCCCAGAGCAACAGTGTGAGTGTTCCCAGCTAGGCTTTGGGGATAGCTTGGCTTGCTGAAGCCAAGCTAGATATACCATTACCTCCAGGATAAGCTTTTATTCTTAAGGGTCTTTCTTGCCTTCTCTCCCCAATTCCATGCAGAGAGAGCCCTGGGAGCAGACCTCACCCGACAGTCTCAGCCAGTCAGATAGTGCATGCTCAGACCCTCTGCAAGCACTGCCTGCCGGCACCAGCTGCCTCTCCTCACAAGAGTCCGGAGGCGTTTCCCCATACCGAAGCTCAAGTTGGACCCCAGCCATCCCCGGAGCCCAGCCCTACCCTCTGCATCCTCTTGAAGATGTCCACTACTCCCCCAGCTATGCTGCCACCTCATCCTACTCTTTCTCACCATTCCTGACTGTGGCAAACGAGCTTACCTCCAGGATGAGCCACCTCTCGCCAGAGCAGTCCTTGGAGATGCCGCCCCTTCACGATAACTCTGCCTGGGCAAAAGAGGATGGAAGTCCCATCTGGGGGACTTATGAAGGCCGGAGAACTTATTGATGAGAGATAAGatctggaggaaaagaaaaatggaccATTATTGAAGCAAATTAATTATTTGTATGCTTTTTCCTAAAGCTGGTCCTTCAAACAGAGGATGCTAACAACATGCAATGCTTTATGCTCTGTTTAGAAATAGAATCACTTGTACATCTACCACATTTAGCTTATAGTAGTGCCTTCTAGCACCTTATGAAAGTCATTGCTCACAATCCTGCTGTGCCACAAGTAAAATACACAGCCTGAAAAATATCTGCACTCTATGGGCCTTTCCTGCAAACAAGGATCTCAGGTACTTCTTTCCAGATGCCGAGAGAACAGGTTGCTCTGACCCTTAAACTACATCTACAGAGCAATGTTACCAGAAGAGATTTGGGAAGGCTGGGGAGcaaggcagggggtgggggaagccCTCCTTAGTAGCACAGAGTCTGTATAATGGTATCTGGTTAGCATAAATGTATGTCCCTAACGCTAGCATGCTGCAAACGAACATGGCATTGTCTTGGGCAACAGTTACGGCCAGAGTAGCAAAGGCATGGCGCATTTGAGCCTACAGCACAGAAGGCTACAACCGAATAGAGCTCACCATACTACACAAGGGCCTGGCAGACAGCTTAGGGTGTTGGCAGGGACTGTTGGGGCACCGTCCTGCCTGCTGATCTGCACACAAGGAACCCTCTCCTTCCCACCTGCAATGCACAAAACACATCCTCCCCCGTTTCCCTCTTGCCCTGAAGAAAACACAGAGCTGTTCCCCCTCTTGCCTATGCCAGATCAATACAAGTGATGTGAGTCGAAGCCTTGCATCAGTGGGCATGAGGCAGACTGCTCCCAGCCCCTTGCCAAGAGGCACCCACCTGGGGCTGTCACTGGGTTCAAGGCTGATCTGGAGTCCCAGCGCCAGACCGGGACCCATGGCCACTAGAGGTAGctctgcacacacaaacacacaggagTCCTGTGCAACCCTCACGGATGCAGCCAATCCCGCCTGCTACCCCCTTTGCCTCATCTCGTCCCCCAGCCTGGCATCCacagaagcagcaacaaaagCCTCGCTGAGGAAGAACGGGAGCTTTCCAGGGCCTGAGAGTGTGTAGTGATGAGATGCTTTAAGGCCCTCCTTGCCTTTTCTCCTCAAATCCTGGGGCCGATGGGGCATTTGGAGCCTCCTCAGCACCCTCCCAGGGATCATAAATGGCACCGGGGTCACAGGATCGGGCCCAGATCATCGCTTCACGTcatgctgcctgcaggcacctcTCTATGGGGGAACGTGGACTGGGAGATGCAGCACTGCACCTAGAAATGGGCAGCAATAGCAGGCCCCTGTAAGCaacactgcagagagctgccaaGCGGGCCAGGCCAGTCCTCTACACAAAGCCCGTTCTTTTACAGGCATACCACCTAGCACCATCCCTGGCACCCCTCATCCTGTAGCCCAGGAATGTCCCTGCACCTCGGTGTGCATGCAGCAACTGTACAAGCCCCTTGCTCAGCCCACACCTGGCAGACAACACCTCCCTGGCTGTTCAGGCACCCGCAGACCATCCAGAGTATGTTCTGGCATCAAAGGATGGACTGAGTGCTCCCAGGGATCTCAGCACCTGCCCCAAAAGGGAAGGCTCTGTGCAGGCTGCCGCGGGACAGACCTCTCACCCTGACCCCTCGCAGCATGGCTGAGAAGCAGCTGCGAGAgccggagcagcagcagccctggtgcAACGTGCCCAGAGGAGCCCATTTAAGTTTTCAGGGGCTCAGCACAGCCCCTGCTTCTACCCCGCTGGTGTCGATGAGCTCCCGGGGCAGCGGCTCAGCGCCATCCTGGGGTCACAACCGCAGGTCAGCCCCAGCCACCGGGTGAAGCTctcccccgcagccctgcccagccactGGCCTGCGCCCAGGCTTCCCCAGGGGCCAAGCCCCCTGGAGCCCTGGCTAGGGCAGAGGCCCACGGCTGGCCAGGAGCGCCCGGCTCTGGTCCTAGCTGGGCTGGATTCCCTCCCAATGCTTCCTGATTCCCCAGACTTGTTCAGACCTGCTCAGGAAAGCAAACTCCGGCGGCTGTCTGTGCCTCAAATCTCGCCTCTGCCCACCCCATGGGCTGCGCCCTTCTTTTTGCTAGTCGGGCCCTGGAGAGACAGGGAAAGCTCAGCCCGGGGAAAGAGCCAGTGGCCAGGGCTCCTCCACATGTGTGCTAAGCTGAGCTAGGCTGCCTCCCTGTTTGGTCCGTGGGCACCACAGGCTCCTGCGAGTGGCAGGTGTGGAGCATCCTGGGGTGACGCCTGCTCAACCGGAGCTGCTACCCTGACCATGAGCCAGGGCAAGGCCAGGAGCCCCAGAGCATCTCGGAGTGTGTGCCGGTCTCCTTGCCCCGCAcccagcccctgcacccccaaaccaGAGGCCTGCACGAGCCCGCAGCCTTGTTCCACACCACAACAGACAACACCGCCAGGCTGAATTGCTGTCCATAGCTGCTGTTTGACAAAGTGGCGAAGCAGTCACCATCAGGTCTCTCAGCTGTACCTTCTTCAAGGGCCTTGCATGGATGGGGACACCAGGGTCAGTCTAGCTGTATTTCTGTCAGGCTCTGAGGGGGAAGCAGGGACAGAAAGTTTTTGAGCTGTCTTGGAAGTGTTTGACCCACTCTGGCATTTGGCTCTTAACCAAGGCAGGGTCTCTGTGAGCCTGGAAATGCTCTGAAACCCAGGAAATGCAGGAACGCCCCAAACACGGGTGCTTCATGTTTCCTTAAGGCATACAGCTCAGTCACGACTGGAGCTGAGCAGCCTGCATGCTCTGCTCTGTGGTCTCTGATTACAGAGGTAAACATTACCCCGGCTCCCGGGAGTGCCGGCTCCCCTGCACAGCACCCACAGCCTCACCGGGCTCTACCCACCCACCACCGATGCTTCAGCAGGAAGCAGCCCCAGCAATGCAAGGGCTTCAGGTCCCAAACCGCTTAGCATGGGCAGGTCTGTGTACTCCCCTGCGACGCCCCCTGCCCTGCAACTTTCCCACCACAGCATGCTCCTTTTTGCTGCAtcgtggggagggggagagggctCCTCTCCAGAGGAGCCTGTGGGAAGCATCCCTGCAGAGCCACCCCGAGCAAGGCTTGGCCTACCAGGAGCTGCAGAGGCACTCCCTCTGCACCAGGGATGGCATCGCCACTGCGACCACTCCCCACAGAAATCAAGTGTATTTGTTcaacttaaaggaaaagaaaagattcagCTGCAACAATAGCCAAACTGAACTGCTAGTAGATTATTAACAGCCTGGCCTGCTTTCTCCTTCAGCCAGCTATTCCCAGGGCATGGCAGAGACTGCATTGCCCAACGAAAAGTTTAAACGCAACCTAAAAAACCTGACTACTTCAGTATTGTATAGTGATGAAGGGCCATCCAAAAAGTGTGGCATCCTACCACACACTGCAGCCCCACCACCTGCAGCACACAGGGCAGGCCAGCACTGAAGCACGTAAGAAGAGAGGGGCTGATTTGTGCAGCAAGAGCAAATAGTCTGAATTAGGGGAAAATGCAGATAAACTCCAATATAAGCCCAGCATCTGGACGGAGGGAAGGGAGTGCTGTGGAAAGAAGTGGGGTTTGGGTAGCTTCAGCTAcctgggtgcccagggcagcCTCTTTGTTATGCCATGCCCGCCCACTGCCATTTAGGTCCCAAAAACCTTAGTATTTAGCCTTAAAACgtgaaaaaatgtgcaaaaagcaGCTCAGTCCCTTGCAGAGTCCTCTCCGCAGGTAGCAGATGAAatatgagagggctggagcacagcCTGTGTGTCTGAGGGGAAAATACTGAGCCGGTTTCAAGGCATCTGCTTCGTTCAGGGAAAGATGGATAAAACCCTGCAAATGTCCCAAAAGCAAAGGGTGGGGAGGGTGGCCCCACCAAATCTTGTTCCCCCAGACCCTCTGCTAGATGGGGATGTGCTCAGTTTCACAAAAAGATAGCCCATTTTGTGGAGCCTTTGAATATTCAAATTGAAAGTATCGCGCAATCATTGATTGTCAAATCATTGGTTTCTAGAGGTTTTAAATACTTGGCATTAGGAGAGAAAAACTCAAACTTATACCCGTAAGGATAAAACAATAATATTGTCAGGATCCACCTGGCATTGCCACCGGGCAAGCAGGTCCCTTGGCCCCCAAATTTCAAGCCTGTCTCCTCTTGCCCCCTTCACCTGCTCTGGGGCCAGGGCCAGGGTCACCGCTCCCGCCGCACCGGGCGCCCGGCAAGGTGTTGCCCGCTCCTGCTCAGGATGTCCGGTAAGCCCTGCCGcgacccccaccctcccccaccCCCTCGCCACCCCATTTTGGGTCTGTTTCGGGGTTCGCCAGGGTGACTTCGCGAGTGAGGCAATCTCGCCTCCCAAGCGAGGAGGAACCGGGgagggcggggaggagggaaggaggaggcagggaagagatTCTGCCCGCCAAGTGCCAGCCCCGGCCGGGCGCGGGgctgccgcggggccggggcgcagCGGGGCGCAGCGGAGCGCAGCGGGCAGggccggcccggccgggcggcagcggccggcggggggagccggggcgcCGCAGcaccggccccgggccgggccgggccgggccggagccgCTCGCCCTCCGGCGACCATCCCCGTGGCTCCCGGCGGGGAAGCGCTGCCTTCCCGAGCCCCTGCGGCGGGGTGGGAGACGCGGCCCCCGGACCCTTGCCCCCCACCTCTTTGTGCCCTCCCCACACGGTCTGCCCTCACCGC encodes:
- the POU2AF2 gene encoding POU domain class 2-associating factor 2, coding for METAAICFSLNSSNARFIPSVPTDFGKRVYQGVRVKHTVKDLLAEKRSRQSSGSCFSGNTSTPQLPFVQMPGSPTTAGYYGVRRSFTTELDFHNTKQFVSDVYSSPLGSKPFSCNSSATQGYSALLDAYLTDQYGDYHATPLTAGTSSFFSPSSVPPLLPSFPNDTAHFLLREPWEQTSPDSLSQSDSACSDPLQALPAGTSCLSSQESGGVSPYRSSSWTPAIPGAQPYPLHPLEDVHYSPSYAATSSYSFSPFLTVANELTSRMSHLSPEQSLEMPPLHDNSAWAKEDGSPIWGTYEGRRTY